From the genome of Hyperolius riggenbachi isolate aHypRig1 chromosome 9, aHypRig1.pri, whole genome shotgun sequence, one region includes:
- the ACYP1 gene encoding acylphosphatase-1 translates to MAEGESLISLDFEVFGKVQGVFFRKYTQAEGTRLGLVGWVQNTDTGTVCGQLQGTVTRVREMQEWLKKKGSPKSKITKSLFQHEREIQVLDYSAFSIRK, encoded by the exons ATGGCAGAGGGCGAGTCTCTCATCTCTCTGGATTTTGAGGTGTTTGGGAAGGTGCAGGGTGTCTTTTTCCGGAAATACACGCAG gcagaggggacccGTCTAGGCCTGGTGGGTTGGGTGCAGAACACTGACACTGGAACTGTATGTGGCCAACTCCAGGGGACTGTGACcagagtgagagagatgcaggaatGGCTAAAGAAGAAGGGAAGTCCAAAGAGCAAAATCACAAAGTCACTATTCCAACATGAGAGAGAAATCCAGGTGCTGGACTACAGTGCATTCTCCATTAGAAAGTGA